In Naumovozyma dairenensis CBS 421 chromosome 2, complete genome, the following are encoded in one genomic region:
- the PHO90 gene encoding SPX domain-containing inorganic phosphate transporter (similar to Saccharomyces cerevisiae PHO87 (YCR037C) and PHO90 (YJL198W); ancestral locus Anc_1.136), producing the protein MRFSHFLKYNAVPEWQSHYVDYNALKDLIYTLQTDELKLNHNNDDDDDDATGGSSSRFGKKLKNKLFHNNKSTITGKSTNNNVNSDGKLAVGDMIHEETFELSDIPHHQNDSSLSQQQNNKNNNNTHTTTPSKFSALKRVHGKLFDSRRSSSSSDDDKTIINTYDTFLNNLTVEKLKVDDFYKRTEAKFYERFEALIKDLEMEGISADTLSLNFFPEEANEIPSNSETNDLQDPISGSKTFNVLKTFGEQTQINNENELELDGTGNNNNENEDEDDEDDIDDYDYGEFDEAQDHTALLNYSQVNIKSQKNSLLKQSIINLYIDLCQLKSFIELNRLGFTKITKKGDKVLHLNIKDELIQTEEFYKDSYIFQRETMINLSVRITKLVEFYAIMTNQQSNIANCKKELKLLLHDHIVWERSNTWKDMLGLLSHKDITTDLNGVDPNAALTERLNLEYYYLPLPFTVKLKWVGSFSSIPIPKLFLTWKAFKIGFIITVTGILLGIKTFNDPVEHRCMALVECVAFLWASEAIPLHITAFLVPLLTVLFRVLKNDDGSVMKATTASSTIFSSMWSSTIMILLAGFTLAEALSQYNIAKVLASWLLAAAGTKPRNVLLMAMGVVFFLSMWISNVAAPVLTYSLLKPILDTMDASKPFAQSLILGVALAANIGGMSSPISSPQNIISMEYLKPYGIGWGQFFAVALPTGIISMLLAWGLICLTFKINTSKLTKFKPIKTRFTIKQYYVIIVTIGTILLWCVEAQIEGAFGSSGQIAILPIVLFFATGLLTTKDLNAFPWSIVILAMGGIALGKAVQSSGLLATIARALQRKIENDGTMAILCIFGILMLVVGTFVSHTVSAIIIIPLVQEVGDKLSNKKAAPVLVFGCTLLASAGMGLASAGFPNITAVSMLDNKGNRYLNSNTFLT; encoded by the coding sequence atgAGATTCTCccattttttaaaatataacGCTGTCCCAGAGTGGCAAAGTCATTATGTTGACTATAACGCTTTAAAAGATTTGATTTATACTTTACAAActgatgaattgaaactaaatcataataatgacgatgacgatgatgatgccACTGGCGGATCATCTTCAAGATTTggtaaaaaattgaaaaataaattattccataataataaatcaaccATTACCGGGAAATCTACAAACAACAATGTTAACTCTGACGGTAAACTCGCTGTTGGTGACATGATTCATGAAGAAACTTTTGAATTAAGTGATATACCGCATCATCAAAACgattcttcattatcacaacagcaaaataataagaataataataatacccACACAACTACACCTTCAAAATTCTCTGCTTTGAAAAGAGTTCATGGTAAACTTTTCGATTCACGTAGATCTTCTAGTTCaagtgatgatgataaaacaataataaacacATATGATACtttcttaaataatttaacagtggaaaaattgaaagttgatgatttttataAGAGAACTGAAGCTAAATTTTATGAACGATTTGAAGCTTTAATTAAGGATTTAGAAATGGAAGGTATTTCTGCGGATACCCTAAGTCTCAATTTTTTCCCAGAAGAAGCTAATGAAATTCCCTCCAACTCAGAAACAAATGATTTACAAGATCCAATTTCAGGTAGTAAAACTTTCaatgttttgaaaacttttgGTGAACAGACACAGATTAATAATGAGAATGAGCTGGAATTAGATGGAACGggaaacaataataatgaaaacgaagatgaagatgatgaagatgatatcgATGACTATGATTATGGTGAATTTGACGAGGCTCAAGATCATACTgcattattaaattattctcaagttaatattaaatcacaaaagaattcattattaaaacAATCAATCATAAATTTATACATTGATCTTTGTCAATTAAAATCATTCATAGAATTAAATCGTTTGGGTTTCACTaagattacaaaaaaaGGTGACAAAGTTTTACATTTAAACATTAAAGACGAACTAATACAAACTGAAGAATTTTATAAAGATTCATACATTTTCCAAAGAGAAACAATGATTAATTTAAGCGTAAGAATTACTAAATTAGTAGAATTTTATGCTATCATGACAAATCAACAATCAAATATTGCAAATTGTaaaaaggaattgaaattattgcTTCATGATCATATCGTATGGGAAAGAAGTAATACTTGGAAAGATATGTTGGGCTTATTATCTCATAAAGATATTACCACCGATTTGAATGGAGTGGATCCAAATGCCGCTCTTACAGAAAGATTAAATTTGGAATACTATTACTTACCATTACCCTTCACCgtgaaattgaaatgggTTGGTTCATTTTCCTCTATCCCAATACCAAAATTGTTTTTAACTTGGAAAGCTTTTAAAATAGGGTTCATTATTACAGTCACAGGTATACTATTAGGTATCAAAACTTTTAATGATCCAGTAGAACATCGTTGTATGGCATTAGTGGAATGTGTCGCCTTCCTATGGGCAAGTGAAGCTATTCCATTACATATTACTGCATTTTTGGTTCCTCTTTTGACAGTACTATTCAgagttttgaaaaatgatgatgggTCCGTTATGAAAGCAACCACCGCCTcttcaacaattttttcGTCAATGTGGTCATCCACTATTATGATTTTATTGGCAGGTTTTACATTGGCAGAAGCTCTTTCACAATATAATATCGCTAAAGTTCTTGCATCTTGGTTACTAGCAGCTGCGGGTACCAAACCAAGAAATGTTCTTTTAATGGCAATGGGGGttgttttcttcctttCTATGTGGATTTCAAATGTTGCTGCCCCAGTTTTAActtattcattattgaaacCAATTTTAGATACCATGGATGCTTCAAAACCATTTGCTCAGTCTTTAATTCTTGGTGTTGCGTTGGCTGCTAATATTGGTGGTATGTCATCCCCAATTTCATCTCcacaaaatattatctcaatggaatatttaaaacCATATGGCATCGGGTGGGGTCAATTTTTTGCAGTAGCTTTACCTACAGGTATTATTTCTATGTTATTAGCATGGGGTTTAATTTGTTtaactttcaaaattaataCTTCGAAATTAACTAAATTTAAACCAATTAAAACAAGATTTACTATTAAACAATATTATGtcattattgttactaTAGGTACCATTTTATTATGGTGTGTGGAAGCTCAAATTGAAGGAGCATTTGGTTCTTCCGGTCAAATTGCTATTTTACcaattgttttgtttttcgCAACTGGTTTATTAACTACTAAAGATTTAAATGCATTCCCATGGTCCATTGTTATTTTAGCCATGGGTGGTATTGCATTGGGTAAAGCTGTTCAATCATCTGGTTTATTGGCGACTATTGCAAGAGCTCTACAGAggaaaattgaaaatgacgGTACCATGGCTATTTTATGTATTTTTGGTATTTTAATGCTAGTTGTTGGTACATTTGTTTCTCATACAGTCTCtgctattattattattccattAGTCCAAGAAGTCGGTGACAAACTAAGTAACAAAAAGGCAGCACCAGTATTGGTATTCGGTTGTACATTATTGGCATCTGCTGGTATGGGGTTGGCATCTGCTGGGTTCCCAAATATTACTGCTGTTTCTATGCTGGACAATAAAGGTAATAGATATTTGAACTCAAATACGTTTTTAACGTAG
- the NDAI0B00500 gene encoding uncharacterized protein, with protein MSQQIIHPIFYYDKDALKSMDEDMSRHMSYRSKELPSKASYAAFTYRIIEIIDGSIKKISGEQFFECLGTGGDSTRIFLVPSFYHALYKAHLDPNESVGTLFYKDQYLHFAKAFFLKVGCDVVVSLESGIFDSIIPGELLDEFGRGITYRAGIEWYFQRSICRLTLLFQKGIEDWEGGYRLPTNKTTDEFREEINSLTRIDELLDRVPKTLLCNFNIADGIDEDGREEIKRRILGAIIVPKKTIFDSKGVLYNEIHPQLPSLLFAALVVLIQTGMKLVDPVLTSILEMENLSKMKKVFMFLIGVCLSNAWFLLIPSAFQRDAVDIIHYKVRYLYEVLKGYVSSIYHFFLPFFRWLNFFLIDNVTSCYLLIIFSFFCYYFHYMSNVI; from the coding sequence ATGTCACAACAGATTATACatccaattttttattatgataAGGATGCTTTGAAAAGTATGGATGAAGATATGTCCCGTCACATGTCGTATAGATCCAAGGAGCTCCCATCAAAAGCTTCCTATGCAGCATTTACGTACAGGATCATTGAGATTATTGATGGTTccatcaaaaaaataagtgGAGAGCAATTCTTTGAGTGTTTAGGAACCGGAGGTGACAGCACCAGAATATTTTTGGTCCCTTCGTTTTACCATGCTTTATATAAGGCTCATTTAGATCCAAACGAATCAGTGGGGACCTTGTTTTATAAAGACCAATATTTACACTTTGCAAAAGCATTCTTCTTAAAGGTGGGATGTGATGTAGTAGTTAGTTTGGAGAGTGGTATTTTCGACAGTATTATCCCTGGTGAGCTGCTAGATGAATTCGGCAGGGGTATCACGTATCGAGCTGGTATTGAATGGTACTTTCAGCGGTCTATTTGCAGACTTACCCTTCTTTTCCAGAAAGGAATTGAAGATTGGGAAGGAGGCTATAGGCTACCCACCAATAAGACTACAGACGAATTCCGTGAAGAGATTAATAGCCTGACGAggattgatgaattattagacAGAGTCCCTAAGACGTTGTTATGTAACTTCAATATTGCTGATGGAATTGACGAAGACGGACgtgaagaaataaaaagacGCATTCTTGGGGCGATCATAGTTCCAAAAAAGACGATATTTGACTCCAAGGGTGTACTCTATAATGAAATACACCCTCAGTTGCCTTCATTACTATTTGCTGCTTTAGTCGTATTAATACAAACAGGGATGAAGCTGGTTGATCCAGTGCTGACAAGTATTTTAGAAATGGAGAATCTAAGTAAAATGAAGAAGGTTTTCATGTTTTTGATTGGTGTATGCTTATCAAATGCATGGTTTTTACTAATCCCCTCAGCATTCCAGAGGGATGCAGTAGATATCATCCACTACAAAGTGCGTTATTTATACGAAGTTCTCAAGGGATACGTTAGTTCTATATATCACTTTTTCCTACCCTTTTTTAGATggttaaatttttttcttatagATAATGTAACTTCatgttatttattaatcATCTTTAgctttttttgttattattttcattatatgaGTAATGTTATTTAG
- the NDAI0B00510 gene encoding uncharacterized protein: protein MKYFLTDTGRSFPGPVVEAPFHKLMLKGGNPTLLVLGPNLYKEQAFYSCDIEETGKELLNIKYEIGNLELNGFLRYIHYRANVQYEGYCYKGSYKIHEHPMKPNKILYLPPSQYSSIPLQAIFYGFSPEDAIIYRDLLIVYRIRAIRRGYKPTMDKVLSVFFDPPYEIYVIPSPHGNDSKQEYMEVDHCEDVTKEERQTYQAYFMLKMRYMLGDKLEYSTFSELLENTNHAYCESVHLEEV from the coding sequence ATGAAGTATTTCTTAACTGATACAGGGCGTAGCTTCCCTGGCCCTGTCGTAGAGGCTCCGTTTCACAAGTTGATGTTAAAAGGTGGCAATCCCACTCTACTTGTCTTAGGTCCAAATCTTTATAAGGAACAAGCTTTTTATTCCTGTGATATCGAAGAAACAggtaaagaattattgaacaTCAAGTACGAAATTGGAAATCTAGAGCTGAACGGCTTTCTCCGTTATATACATTACCGGGCAAATGTTCAATATGAGGGCTATTGTTATAAAGGATCCTATAAGATACATGAGCACCCAATGAAaccaaataaaattttatacTTACCGCCCTCTCAATATTCCAGCATTCCACTTCAAGCCATTTTTTATGGGTTTTCTCCAGAGGATGCAATAATATATAGGGATTTGTTGATTGTTTACAGAATTCGAGCAATCCGACGTGGCTATAAACCAACGATGGATAAAGTCTTAAGTGTCTTTTTTGACCCACcatatgaaatatatgtcATCCCTTCTCCGCATGGGAACGATTCCAAGCAAGAATATATGGAAGTGGATCATTGTGAAGACGTCACAAAGGAGGAACGTCAAACTTACCAAGCTTATTTTATGTTGAAAATGAGATACATGTTGGGTGATAAATTGGAATACTCGACATTTTCTGAACTACTTGAGAACACAAACCATGCGTACTGTGAAAGTGTACACTTAGAAGAAGTCTAA